CAGGTACGGGACGAAAACACACCAGAAAAACAGATTAAAAAAATTGTGAAGGCATCGAAACAATCTTCAGACCTGACCCGGCAGCTTCTTGGTTTCGCAAGAAAACAGGCCATTGCGCCAAAAATCCTTGATCTGAACCAAGTGGTGGGTGACCTCACTAAGATGCTTCGCCGATTGATCGGAGAATCTATTGATCTGGAATGGAGACCGTTGGCCGATCTTTGGCCTATCAAAGCTGACACGGGACAAATCACTCAAATATTGACCAATCTGTGTGCCAATGCCCATGATGGAATTCAAGACGTGGGAAAAATCATCATTGAAACAGCCAATACGACCCTGGATAAAAATTACTGCATAACCCATGAAACCGGCATCCCCGGTGATTACACCTGCATTTGTGTCAGTGATACCGGATGTGGAATGACCAAAGAAACAATGGATAATATTTTTGAACCATTTTTCACAACAAAAGCCGAAGGCAAAGGCACGGGCTTGGGGGCTTGGGGGCTTGGGGGCTTGGGACCGTATACGGTATTGTCCAGCAGAACAAGGGCGCAATTGAAGTCGACAGCGAATTAGACATTGGATCGACATTTAAAATTTACCTTCCCCGCCACATGCCCCGCCAGGAGACAAAACGAAAAACAGACTGTGAAAAAAATAAATTTTTAGGCAACGAAACAATCCTTGTGGTTGAAAACGACCCCGGGGTGCTTAAAATTGCTTTAACGATTCTTAAAGCACTGGGGTATTGTGTCCTCGTCGCAAACAATCCCCATGAAGCCATTACCGTTTGCAAAGACTACACAAATGCCATTGACCTTCTCTTAACCGATGTGGTCATGCAGACATGAGCGGACCGGAACTGGCCCAAGCGCTTATAAAACCGCGGCCCGACCTCAAAGTGTTGTTTATGTCCGGCTACTCTAAAGACATGATCAGGCACCACGGCATACATGATGAGATTACCCAATTCATTGGCAAGCCTTTTTCTGCTCAAACCCTTGGTGAAGAAATTCGAAAAATTCTTGATGGTAAGAATGCAGAAAGATAACCGTTGCGTGTCAGGTCAGGCATCCAATTTTCGAACAAACGCTTTGAATTTCATAAAATTTTTATGGTTCATGGCATGCTCCATGCGGCACGCGGTTTGTTCTGCAACATTTTCATCAAGCTCCACATGTTTAAATAAAAAATGCTTGAACACATTATGACGTGTTGTAATCTCTTTTGCGATTTTATCTCCTTTGGGGGTCAAGGTGATATAGCCGTACGGTTCATAATTGATCAGTTTTCGGTCAGCCAGTTTTTTAAGTGTACCGGTCACGGAGCCGCATTTAATATTCAGTCTTTCGGCAATATCTTTTGACCGGGCAACCGTATTCATAATCTGAAGTTCCAGTATGACTTCAAGATAGTCTTCAAGGCTTTCGGAAAGGGTGTGTTCGCTGTTCATGGATATAATCTCCAATATTGAAGTGCTATCAAGCAACCGGATTATTCCGGTTGCTTGATAGGTTTTATAATTACCAGGCCTGTCTGCCCTGACCCCGGCCTTTTTGGCCCTGGCCCCTGCCCTGACCTGTGCCGGCCCCGCATTTTCCTGGACCTCCCTGGCATCTGCCCTGGCCTGCCCGGTTTCCTTTACCGCCCTGGCCGTTGCACCGGCCGCCGGCTCTATTTTGTTGTTTATTCATGGTATCACCTCCTTTAACGTTCCTGGGGATTTCTGCACCCATGCCGCCACCCCCTGCCCTTTCCCCGGCCCCGCATCTCATAGCAACCGCCCTGAACGGTCAGCCGTTTGGCTGTCACCAGAGATTCCGCGATTTTATAGCGCGCGGTTTTCAAAACTCTTCCAACGGTTTGTCGGGAAACATCCATCACCTGCGCAGCGCCAGATTGGTCCATGCCCTCATAATCTATGAGTTTAAGGACTTCAAATTCTTCCAAGGACAGAATAACCTCTCCGGTCTCCATCGTTCCTCTGGGCTTGAAGCCTTTAATGGCCGGTTTGGATGAAATACATCTGGGTCGCTTGGGTCTTGGCATATTTTTTCCTTGTTATGATCATTTGATCAAAATATAGTTATAAGCAGCGATTGTGTCAAGGATTTTTTGATCAAATGATCAAAATTAGGCTTATCATAGTCATTAATCCCTGGAATGGCAAGTTAGGACAGAGATCTTGTCTTCTTTAATCCACCTGCGGTTATCAATGCCTTCTTACGGCAAGAAACCGCGCCAGGCGATCCATGGCTTCAGAAAGTTTTTCTCGGCCTATAGTACAGGCAATGCGGATACACCCCTCACAGGATAGCCCGAATGGGTATCCGGGTACCACCACGACTTTTTCCTCTTTTATCAGATCCAGGGCAAATTGCCTGGATTGGTTGGTGATGCTGGAGATGTCGGCAAATACGTAAAAACTGCCTTTGGGTCGATTGACCCGAACCCCCGGCATGGCTTCAAGCCGCGAACAGACCAGATCCATCCGGCGTTCAAAGGTATCGGACATCTGTTTAATCACCTCATCCGGCGTATCCAGGGCCGCAAGGGCTGCTCGCTGGCTCACACTGGACGCACAGGCTATGGCGTAGTTACCCACTTTTACCATCTGATCAATGACAGGTTGGGGCCCATAGGCAAATCCCACCCGCCATCCGGTCATGGCATAGGTTTTGGAAAAAGAATTAATTACAAGGGAATGGTTCTCCATCCCCGGACAATTATAAATGGATGCGGCCCGGCCTTCAAAGCAGATACGGTCATACACCTCATCAGACACCACACAAATATCATGGGCCTGGGCAATGGCTGCGATCTCTTCCAAAAGGCTTTTGGGAACCACCGTGCCTGTGGGATTATTGGGCGAGTTGATCAAAATAATTTTTGTTTTTGATGTGATGGCCGCTTCAATGTCGGCCGGATCTGGTAAAAACCCTTTATCAAATCCCGAAGGCACAAATTTGGGAACGGCATGGGCCAGGGTAATGTGGGCCAGGTAATCCGGGAAATGGGGCTCGACAACAATGATTTCATCCCCTGGATCCATAAGGGTCCTAAAGGCGTTTGCAAGGCCGTTCATGGCCCCATGGGTGACAATGATGCACTCAGGGGGAACGGATTTGCCAAGGTCCTTTGACAGGCAACAGGACAATTTTTCGATGAGCTCAGGATGGCCTTTGGCGTGGGTATAGTGGGTATGGCCTTTCCGGGCATCTTCAAAGGCTTTCTCGATAATGGGGGCCGGGGTATCAAAGTCAGGTTCGCCGATGCCAAGTGAAATGACATCTTCATACTGGGCTGCGACTTGACTCATTTCCCGTATTACGCTGTATCGCAAAGATTCAATGTTTTTAGAAATATACAAAATTCTTCCCTTAAAAAAATTACTTATAAATATACGGCAAAACGCGCTGCCGGGGCGTTTTTTGTCAACGGCACAATGGTATAATAAAGGCTGCTGGTGTCAATGGGAAAATCCATTCAAAACAATACCCATTTAATCAATGTCTGAACCTTAAGCCCATATCCTGGTCCTGTTTCAAATTTTTTTAAATCCATTGGACTTGACATTGGTTTTCTGTGTTAAAAATTGTTATATATTATCTTTTATTCAGCGGCCCTGTTTCTTATTGTAAACAATAAAGAGACCTTTTTGGCCAAAAAGGAACATAAGTTAAAGAGACACACCATGAAAATATTTAATTATCCCTCCCCGGAAGCGGAAAAAAGGGTTCAGGATACCATAGACAGAGGGTTAGGATTTTCCAAGGAAGATCAGGACAATGTCCAGGCATTTTTAGATGATGTTAAAAAAAGAGGGGATGAGGCCCTCATCGAATACACCAACAAATTCGACTCCCCGGCTGTTACCCTGGATACGTTCAAAGTGACGGAGCAGGAGTTTGAAGATGCCCTGGAACAAATGACCCCGCAGTTTTTAAAGGCCCTTGACCGGGCCGTTGAACAGCTGACCGCCTTTCACAGCCGCCAGAGGGAGAATTCATGGATGGATACCCCCAGAAACGGGGTGATGGTCGGTCAAATGGTCCGACCGGTGGCAGCGGCAGGCATCTATGCCCCCGGTGCCAAGGGCGGTAAAACCCCCCTGGTCTCATCTGTGCTCATGGGCGGAATTCCGGCCAAGGTGGCAGGTGTAAAATCAATATCTTTGATGACGCCGCCCATGGCTGACGGAAAAATCAATCCCCATCTTCTTGCGGCAGCCCGGGCCGTGGGCATTGATTCTGTGTTCAAAGCCGGTTCTGCCTGGGCTATTGGGGCACTGGCTTACGGAACGGCCCAGGTGCCCAAGGTTGATGTGATTGTGGGGCCGGGAAATATTTATGTCACCCTTGCCAAAAAAATTGTCTCCGGAACCGTTGGCATTGATATGATTGCAGGCCCCAGTGAAATTCTGATCATTGCAGATAAAACCGCAGATCCTGAATGTATTGCCGCAGACCTGCTTTCCCAGGCAGAGCATGATATGCTGGCATCGGCGATACTGGTGACCGATTCCCAGGATCTGGCGCAAAAGGTCGCGGCTGCAATCGGCCCCCAGCTTGATGCCCTGTCCCGCAAGGAGATTGCCGAACCGGCCATCAATGATTTCGGTGCCATTTTAGTGGTACCGAACATTGATACGGCCATTGATCTGTCTAACCGCCTAGCACCTGAACACCTTGAAGTTATCGTGGAATCGCCGTTTGACTATATTGACAGGATTCAAAATGCAGGCGCTTTGTTTCTGGGACCGAACACGCCCGAACCCATGGGCGACTATATTGCAGGCCCCAACCATGTGCTGCCCACAGCAGGTACGGCCCGGTTTTCATCGGCCTTGAGCGTCTCTCATTTCACCAAGAAAACCAGTTTGATCCATTATTCAAAAGCCGCCTTTGAAAAAGAAGCAGATGATGTGATTACCCTGGCACGGACCGAAGGCCTGGATGCCCATGCCAATTCAGTAAAAATACGACGGAAGTAACCACCCTTTTATCAGTGGGCTGAACCTGGATATCGACAGGCCGGGTCAGCCCATGTCTGATCATAGGCTTTACAAATCTTCAAGGGCCTGTTTCAGCGCCGTGATAGAGAACGGCTTGGACAAAGCTGCAGAAAATCCGAACAACGCATGGTTTTCCATGACCGCATCATTGGAATAGCCCGAAGAGACAATGCCCTTGATCCCAGGGTTCAGTGCAAGCAGTTTTTCCATGGTCTCTTCACCTCCCATACCATGCTTCACTTCAAGGTCAAGAATCACCTTACCGATAATTTTACCTTCCACAAGACAAGCCTGATATTTTTGCACTGCTTCTTCGCCGGACTTGGCAAGGACAGGCTCGTAACCCAGCCGGGTAAGAATAATTTCGGTAATTTCCAAAATCATGGCATCGTCATCCATACACAGGACAAGGGGTTTTCGGGTCGCTGCCCTGGCAGGTCTTATGACCTTGGCTTCCACCTCCTTGGGCTTAGGTGTCTCTTTGGGGGTATCCTTGGTCTCTTTGGATGTATCTTTTGGAAAAATGGGCAAAATGATATCCACGCAAGTACCCTGGCCCAAGGACGATCGAACCTGAATATTGCCCTGGTGATTTTTCACAATGGCCCAGGCGATGGAGAGCCCCAGTCCGGTTCCCCGATTCCCTCCTTTGGGTTTGGTGGAGAAATAGGGATTAAAAATTTTTTCTAAATCATCCGACTTGATCCCTCTGCCCTGGTCCGTAACAGAGATGACAATCATGCCTTTTCTTTTGCCATAAAGCTGGGCCGTTACCTTCACCGGATGCTTATTGTCCATAGCTTCTGATGCATTGATAACAACATTTTTAAGCGCCTCATTGAGGGCTTCACGGTCTGCTTCAATAACAGGAGGCAGATCAGAGACCTCAAGCAGGGACACAATATTTTTTTCCTGTTTCAGTTGGTCAAGGGTGGCGTTAATAAATCCTGTCAAATCAATGTGGGTTTTAATACCCACGGTACTGCTGCTTGAAAAAATTACAAATTTAGCCGCCAAATTTTTTGCCTGAAGGACCGATTGTTCTGCGTCATCCAGATATCCCCTTATGGCTCCACTTGCCGCCGCCATCTGGGCTAAATTAATATTGCCGAGCGTAACGGAAAGGGTGTTATTAAAATCATGGGCAATTCCGCCGGCCAAGGTGGCGATGGCTTCAAGCTTCTGGCTGCGGACCAGGCGTTCTTTGGCCTTGCTGAGTTCATTCTCCGCCTGCTTTTTTTTAATGGCCGTGGCAATGGTGTCCGAAACAAAACTTAGCAATTCCACATGCGATTGATTGTATTTGACGGCATTGGTATAACTTTTTACTGCCATCACGCCGATCACTTCATCCTTGACCATCAACGGAATCCCCAGCCAGTTTTTAGGCAGACGGCCGATCACCCGGCCTTTGGCCTCAAGATCCATCAGTTGCTGCTCATCCAGAAGTAACGGCGCTTTATTTATAATAACATCACCGGTCAACGACGGCTTTTCAGAAAAATTGTATATCCATTCAGGAGATAAGTCTGACTGCTGGTCCCTTCGAAATACATATTGTATAGATTTTTGATCTCTGTGATAAATTGCGATAAAAAAATTGGAGATATCCATAAGATCTGATACCCGTTTGTATATGGAGGCATACAGATCCGCAAGGGAATCACAAGAATTTAAATCGGATGCAATATAAAACAACGTTCTATTGATCAATTCTGCCCGGCGGGCGCCCTGGACGGAGCGCTCCAGCTGTTTGATCTGTTGTTCAAGCATTTCGTAACTAGGTTTATCGCTCATTTAAGTCTTACCTGTAATAGAATGTCTCTTTTTCTTTTTCTTTAAGGGGCTTTTCAGATAAAGCGGCGGTCGTATCTCAGATGTAACATCCTCTCCCTATTTGTGGACACTGTTGCCTTGTTATCTTATGATATTAATTACCCCAACATCGAGGAATACTATTCCTCAGGCCATGGCTAATGTCTTTTTGAACACGACTTGGAAGCATGTATAGTATATGATTTTAACAAAAGCATCAAGTCACGAACGGCCAAGGCTTTGCAAACAGTCACCGCATGATCAAAATATGATTGCCAATCCAGTGATTTTTCAGCCTGGCAATGGATTTAAATCACAGTCCCGGCAACGACATAGACCGGATCAGACATGAGGGTTTTATTGATGTGTGTATCGTCAAGGGGGCGTGGGTATCCCCGGACCGATCGGGTTTCAAGATCTTTAAAACAACCGGCGCTGTCAAAGAACGCCATCACCAGCCCGACCCGTTCAAACTCATGAAGATTCTCCCAAAGGGAAATGCTCTTTTCCGGAAACCACCGGTTGGAAAAAGAGACAATGAATCGGCCGCCGGGTTTCAAAACCCGGGCCACCTCTTTAAATACTGTCACAGGATGGGTTAGGTATTCTACTGATAGGGAACAGACGGCATGGTCAAACCCAGCATCTTCGTAAGGCAGCACAGGGGATTCGTTAAGATCATGGACCAATGATCGCGTCAGACACGGATTTTCATCCATTTCATGTGGGTTCATCCCCAGACCTGCGACCTTCGAAAATTTGGTCCCGTCCGGCAAATGGGACTGCCAGCCAGTCCGTGCTCGTTCCGCCCCTCTCC
Above is a window of uncultured Desulfobacter sp. DNA encoding:
- a CDS encoding PocR ligand-binding domain-containing protein, whose translation is MFDLKETQKIQDEFAKAMGVASLITRPDGTPITAPSNFCRFCSMIRCTPTGLSNCIASDESQGRPIKGGPNISCCLSAGILGGVVAVEIRGRHLGSWGIGQVRDENTPEKQIKKIVKASKQSSDLTRQLLGFARKQAIAPKILDLNQVVGDLTKMLRRLIGESIDLEWRPLADLWPIKADTGQITQILTNLCANAHDGIQDVGKIIIETANTTLDKNYCITHETGIPGDYTCICVSDTGCGMTKETMDNIFEPFFTTKAEGKGTGLGAWGLGGLGPYTVLSSRTRAQLKSTAN
- a CDS encoding metal-dependent transcriptional regulator, with product MNSEHTLSESLEDYLEVILELQIMNTVARSKDIAERLNIKCGSVTGTLKKLADRKLINYEPYGYITLTPKGDKIAKEITTRHNVFKHFLFKHVELDENVAEQTACRMEHAMNHKNFMKFKAFVRKLDA
- a CDS encoding DUF134 domain-containing protein; this encodes MPRPKRPRCISSKPAIKGFKPRGTMETGEVILSLEEFEVLKLIDYEGMDQSGAAQVMDVSRQTVGRVLKTARYKIAESLVTAKRLTVQGGCYEMRGRGKGRGWRHGCRNPQER
- a CDS encoding pyridoxal phosphate-dependent aminotransferase; translation: MYISKNIESLRYSVIREMSQVAAQYEDVISLGIGEPDFDTPAPIIEKAFEDARKGHTHYTHAKGHPELIEKLSCCLSKDLGKSVPPECIIVTHGAMNGLANAFRTLMDPGDEIIVVEPHFPDYLAHITLAHAVPKFVPSGFDKGFLPDPADIEAAITSKTKIILINSPNNPTGTVVPKSLLEEIAAIAQAHDICVVSDEVYDRICFEGRAASIYNCPGMENHSLVINSFSKTYAMTGWRVGFAYGPQPVIDQMVKVGNYAIACASSVSQRAALAALDTPDEVIKQMSDTFERRMDLVCSRLEAMPGVRVNRPKGSFYVFADISSITNQSRQFALDLIKEEKVVVVPGYPFGLSCEGCIRIACTIGREKLSEAMDRLARFLAVRRH
- the hisD gene encoding histidinol dehydrogenase; protein product: MKIFNYPSPEAEKRVQDTIDRGLGFSKEDQDNVQAFLDDVKKRGDEALIEYTNKFDSPAVTLDTFKVTEQEFEDALEQMTPQFLKALDRAVEQLTAFHSRQRENSWMDTPRNGVMVGQMVRPVAAAGIYAPGAKGGKTPLVSSVLMGGIPAKVAGVKSISLMTPPMADGKINPHLLAAARAVGIDSVFKAGSAWAIGALAYGTAQVPKVDVIVGPGNIYVTLAKKIVSGTVGIDMIAGPSEILIIADKTADPECIAADLLSQAEHDMLASAILVTDSQDLAQKVAAAIGPQLDALSRKEIAEPAINDFGAILVVPNIDTAIDLSNRLAPEHLEVIVESPFDYIDRIQNAGALFLGPNTPEPMGDYIAGPNHVLPTAGTARFSSALSVSHFTKKTSLIHYSKAAFEKEADDVITLARTEGLDAHANSVKIRRK
- a CDS encoding ATP-binding protein, with product MSDKPSYEMLEQQIKQLERSVQGARRAELINRTLFYIASDLNSCDSLADLYASIYKRVSDLMDISNFFIAIYHRDQKSIQYVFRRDQQSDLSPEWIYNFSEKPSLTGDVIINKAPLLLDEQQLMDLEAKGRVIGRLPKNWLGIPLMVKDEVIGVMAVKSYTNAVKYNQSHVELLSFVSDTIATAIKKKQAENELSKAKERLVRSQKLEAIATLAGGIAHDFNNTLSVTLGNINLAQMAAASGAIRGYLDDAEQSVLQAKNLAAKFVIFSSSSTVGIKTHIDLTGFINATLDQLKQEKNIVSLLEVSDLPPVIEADREALNEALKNVVINASEAMDNKHPVKVTAQLYGKRKGMIVISVTDQGRGIKSDDLEKIFNPYFSTKPKGGNRGTGLGLSIAWAIVKNHQGNIQVRSSLGQGTCVDIILPIFPKDTSKETKDTPKETPKPKEVEAKVIRPARAATRKPLVLCMDDDAMILEITEIILTRLGYEPVLAKSGEEAVQKYQACLVEGKIIGKVILDLEVKHGMGGEETMEKLLALNPGIKGIVSSGYSNDAVMENHALFGFSAALSKPFSITALKQALEDL
- a CDS encoding class I SAM-dependent methyltransferase, which codes for MNPHEMDENPCLTRSLVHDLNESPVLPYEDAGFDHAVCSLSVEYLTHPVTVFKEVARVLKPGGRFIVSFSNRWFPEKSISLWENLHEFERVGLVMAFFDSAGCFKDLETRSVRGYPRPLDDTHINKTLMSDPVYVVAGTVI